The genomic segment GTGTCCAGCCGGCCGGCACGATCGGTCCGGTAGAGCAGTACGCGATCCGGCAACTGCACGCCCCACCACAGCACCGGGCCGGCGGGACGCGCCGCTGCCAGGAACTCCGCGTACTCGTCCTCTTCGGGATCGAACAGCAACGCGAACTGACGCGGCGCCGGCGGTGCCACCCGCAGCACCTCGGCGATCCGCTCCTCGACGGGCCGCTCAGCAGGTACGGCCTCCCCTTCTGTTGCGACGCATGGTTTTCCGGACGACATGACTGCCTCCAAGTTAGGTACGGCGGAGGCACGGCCCGGGCTACCAACTCCATCACCGCGTCCCCGTTGGCACGGACCGCTACGAACACTGCCGTCCGTGCTGGACAGCTTGACGCAGAGCTATGTCTAATGTCAATCTTGCGTCGTAATTTTCCTGTCGTCGTTTTGCGTCGCTCTCGCCCGGTTCGGAGGACCCGCATGGCCAAGCCGATCGGCCCCACGATTCCGCGCTGGCAGCTCGGTGAGCAGCTGCAACGACTGCGCATCGCCGCCGGCTACAGCCGGCAGCAGACTGCCCAACGGCTCCGCTGCTCGGTCAGCAAGATCGAGAAGGTGGAGGGCGGCCAGGTCCGCGCCAAGCTCGCCGAACTGGAGACGATGCTCGCCGAGTACGGCGTACCCGAGGACGAATGGCCACCCCTGCTCGAACTGCAGCGACTCGGCGCCACCCGCGGCTGGTGGTCCAAGTTCGGCCGACTTCCGTTGCCGTTCACCGAGTTCCTCGGTCTGGAGATGGCCGCCGAGACCATCCGCACCTTCGAACTCGCCGTAGTCCCCGGCCTCTTCCAAACCGAGCCCTACGCCCGCGCCCTCACCGAGTCCGACACCGTTGGGATGACCCCGGAATGGCTCGAACGCGAGGTCGGCCTGCGCATGGACCGGCAGAAGCAGATCCTCTCCGATGACCCGCCCCAGATCCTGCTGGTGCTCGACGAGGCAGCCCTACGCCGCCAGATCGGTGGCCCGAAGGTGATGCGCGACCAACTCGCCCACCTCGTCGACCTCGCCAAGACGGTCCACCTCCAGGTCGTCCCCTTCGAGCATGGTGGCTATCCGGGTATTGCCGGACGGTTCGTTGTCTTCGATTTCCCCGAAGACCTGCACAGCCCGGTGGTCTACGTCGAGAGCCAAGCGGGCAACCTGTACATGGAGAAGGGCATCGACATCCGTCGGTGTAGCCTGGCCTTCGATCATTTGCTGGGTGCCGCCCTCAGTCGACCCAAGTCGGTCGCCCTCATCAAAGACATCGCCCGGCACCTGGAGTGACTCGAAGGAGCCGCGATGACCCCGAATCCGAGCGCTACTCGCTGGCGCAAGAGCAGTCGCTCGAACACCGGAGGCAACTGCGTCGAGATCGCAGATTCCCCTGGCGTCATCGCGATCCGGGACTCGAAGAACCCGGCCGGACCAGTACTCACTGTCACCCACGACGCCTGGACCGCCTTCATGAGTGCGCTCAACCAGGAAACCCTCGCCTGAGCGTCCGGTCACTGCCGTATCAAACCGTCGGCCGCGCGTGGTTGTGTGGGTACGATACGTTGCCTTCCGGCTTGATCTGACGGGTTCGGGAGGTTCCCAGTGGGCGACGGCAAGTCCAGCGGCGCGCAGCAGGTCGACACATACAACCTGATCGACGCGGCGACCAAGGTGAAAGAGCTGGCCGGCAAGGAAGGCTTCGGCAAGGCCCTCTCGGCGTTCCAGGCCAGCATGCGGAACTACTCCGTCAAGACACTGGACAAGGTTGCGGCCGACCAGAGCAGCAAGTCGAAGGACTTCCAGTCCGTCGGCGCGAACGCCAGCTGGGTCAACCCGTTCGGGCACTTCGGCGAGGCCGACCACCTGTTGGCGCACGTCGACGACGTGCACCAGGCAGCGGTCGAGGACGGACGAGACCTCATGGCCGCGCTGGTACGGATGGCCGGGGCGCTCAAAGCCGCCGCCGACCTGTACGACCAGAACGAGGACAAGAACTCCGCGGTCTCGAAGGAGGTCATGCGGCGGTTGATGACCGGCTCGGCGACAAGTTACGAGGCATAGGGGCAGACGTGGAAGCAGCCGTACCGACCGACGGCGGAAGCAGCAGCGACGGCCTCCCCTGGGAGCGCCCGGTACGGGAGATCACCCTGGCCGCACGCTCCGACGTGATCGATGAGATGCGGGATCCGTGGAGCAAGTACCTCTCCGCCATCAATGACTGCGCCAAGCAGTTCAGCGCAATCTGGACGGACTACCTGGAAAAGCATTGGAGGGGCGAAGCCGCTCACGCATGCTACGTTGAGTGGCAACACCTCTATGTTGAGATCACCAACTTTGCCAAGAATTATGCATCCGTCGATGGCGCGCTGAAGAACGCAGAGAAGGCGGTGATCGAGGCACGTGAAACTATCCCGGTCCCGGTATTCAATGGCGGCCGGCTGCCGGGAAACATTGATGCCGGAGTTGGATCGGCGGCGGACCTGAAGGTCAGTGGCGGTGACCTCTACTCCGATTATCAGGAGTCATCGGAGTCCTACGCCGACTTCGCGTTCCTACATCATGCGAAGCGCGAATTGAGCGATGGCGAGACTCCGGTCGGAGTCCGTGCGCATACCAAGTCTGGTTACGGCGTCAACGGGACGGTCGAGGCATATGAAAAGCCGGCTCTGACAAGCAAGGAAAAGCAGGTCCGCGAACAGGCAGTCCAGGAGTGGTACCACACTCATCAGTCGACGGCAAACGTGGCTCGCGACAACCTCCTCACCGACTATGCGCACAGCAAGAGCAGCCTCCCCAAACCGTATGGGGGGTTCATCTACGCAGACGATTCCGAGGAAAAGAAGAAGGACCCCGGCGGCCGCTACCTTCCGGGCGGTGGCGACGGGTCCGGAGCCGCCTACGGCGCTGGGTCCTTCGGTGCGGTCGGCGGCGCAGGGCTCGGCGCTGGTGCCGTACACGCATCGCTGCCGATGACCAGACACGCAGCTCTGCCCTCGCCGCCATCGTCGATCGCTGATGGCATCCGGCTTGCTGGCGATCCGGATCCCTCCGCCGTCGGTACGGCAGGCGGCACGGCGCTGTCCGGCGGCAACTCTCGGTTGCCGTTGTCGTGGTCCACCGCACCTGCAGGCGGGGCCGGTGGCGCGGGCAGTTTCGGCGCCGTCGGCGCCGGAGGCATCGGCGGCGGCTTCGGCAGCGTGGGCGTGCCGGGCACATCGACGCCGGGCGAAGGTTGGTGGAACCGGCCCCGGTCCGGTCCGGTCGGTCCGGCCGCCAGCAGCCCGGCAGCGCAGCTCGCCGCCGCCCGTGGCGGCACGTCGGCAGCCGGCAGCAGCGGCGTCGGAATGATGCCGCACGGCGGCGGCTCGGCCAGCAAGCAGCGTGAGGAGCGCCAGACCTGGCTGACCGAGGACGACAAGGACGTCTTCCGGGCGAAACCGGCCACCCCAGGCCTGATCGAATAGGGTGACCGACGTGTTTGCACGCACTCCCCGAAACGAGACCCGGCACCGGACCGCCGCGTTGGCGGCGATCGTGGCCGGCGGACTCACCGCACTGGCCATCAGCGCGCCGGTCGCGGCGTCGTCCGACGGCCAGTGGTACCTCGACGCACTGCACGTGCGCCAAGCGCAGAAGATCAGCACTGGCAGAGGCGTCACCGTCGCGGTCATCGACTCCGGCATCGACAAGACACGGCCCGCTCTCTCCGGCCGACTGGTCCCGGGAAAGTGCTTCGGCAGCGCCAAGGGTGCTGATCCGACGCTGGATTTCAACGGCCACGGCACAGGCATGGCGGGATTAGTCGGCGGCAACGGCAAAGATAGTCGACAGATCCTCGGGATGGCTCCGGGAGCCCAACTCATGCCGTTGTGCGTGAGCGGGGACGACACGACGCAGGATGCTTTGCTAAGCAGTATCACTCCGGCGATTCGGTATGCGGTTGATCACGGCGCGACGGTGATCAGCATGTCGCTCGGAGCGTACGAGAACCATGCCCTGGACAGCACCGTCGCAAAGCTACACAACGGTATCGCGTATGCCGAAGCGCACAATGTAGTGCTGGTCGCGGGCGTTGGCAACAAGGGTCAAGGCAACGAGGGTGTTCTCAGCCCCGCACGGCTTTCCGGTGTCGTCGCGGTCTCCGGGATCGGCACGAACGGAAAACTCTGGAACGACTCCGTGACGGGAGAACAGGTGGCGCTCGCCGCTCCCGCCGAGCACATTTTGAGCACCGACACGACCAACAAGTTCAAGGATGGTAAGCCGGTCGATTCCACCGGATACCAGATCGCCAGCGGGACCAGCGCTGCTACGGCGTTGGTGGCGGGGGCGGCGGCGTTGGTGCGAGCGAAGTATCCGAAGTTGGATGCGGCCAACGTGATCAACAGGCTCATCAAGACGGCCGACCACAAGGGGGTCCCGGGCCGGAACCCGCAGTACGGGTACGGGATCGTCGATCCGGTCAAGGCGCTCACCGCGCACGTCGATCCGGTAGACAGCAACCCGCTCGGGCAGCTCGACGCGCGGGGCACCGGCGGCAGCTCGTCGAAGGCGGTTGCCGCACCCGGCAAGACCGGTAACGGCGGCGGGAGCAATGTCGGGGTGTGGATCGCGGTCGGCGCCACCGTACTGGTGATCATCGTCGTCCTGATCGTCGTGCTCGCGGCCCGTTCCCGCCGCCGCAGGGCCCCCGTAACGGCGGACGGCTGGCAACCAAGTACCCAGCCCTCCCGGGATCCCGGCAGTCTGGGTCCCGGGAGGCCGCGACGATGACGGAGAGTACGGGCGTACCCGGTTAGATGGTCGGCTGGGAGAGGCCGGACAGGACGATGTCGATGACCCGGGACAGTGTTTCGGGGTGGGGCGGCATGGTCGCGGACGCCTGGGCCAGGCCGCGGAGGAGGAGATAGACCTCGTCGACGGTGACAGAGGGTCGGACGGCTCCGCTGTTTTGTGCCTGGCGGAGTACCTCGCTGACGGCCGCCTTCAGGCGGTTCGAGGCGTCGATGGCGGCGGGGGACGGCTTCGCGGGCAGCAACGTGCCCAGGGTGAGTTTGGTGCCCCCCGTTTCGATCATCGTGCGAAGCAGGGTGCGCCATCCTGTCGCGGGGTCTGGGGTTGCGGCGATGGCGAGGGCTTGGTCGGTGAGGCGGTCGAAGTGCCGCAGGAGGGTCGCCTCGATCAGCTCCTCCTTGGTGGGGAAGTGGCGGAAGACGGTGGCGTGGCCGACGCCGGCTCGGCGGGCGACCTCCTCGGTCGATCCGGCCGCGCCGCCCCGGGTACCGAAGACCTCTTCGGCCGCGGCGAGGATCCGCTCTCGGTTCTCTCGGGCATCTTGGCGCATCGGGTCCCTTCCCCAGCTCTGTTGGAGGACTTTAAACGAAGTCGAGACTTCGGTAAACTTACCGAAGTCTCGACTTCGTTTAGTCCTGGAGGACGTGCTGTGCCATCTTCACCAGCCGATGTCGTCCGCGCCGTCGCCGAAGGGGTCGGCCGGGTGATAGCCGGTGGCCTGAGCGAGCAGGAGAAGGAGGCGGAGTTCGACCGTCTCGCGAGCCTGTACGCGGCGGAGACCGACGTCCGGCATCCGTTCGCACCGCTGGGTGACACTCCCCTGCACACCCGCGCCGAGGTGCGGCACCACTTCTCCGACGGGCCGGCCTGGCAGGTCGACAGGTTCGAGCCGGTGGGCCGGATCCACGAGACCGCCGATCCCGAGGTGGTCATCTACGAGTTCAGCTACGTCGGCTCGCGGGACGGTCGGGACTTCGCGGTGCCGTGCATCTTTGTGGTCCGGGTGCGGGACGGAGTCATCGTCGAGTCGCGCGACTACGTCGATCACTTGGGCATGGCTCGGGCGTTCGGGCGGCTCGACGACCTGGCCACCGCGCTGTCCGCCTGAGCGGGTGGCGGTGGCCCGGTCCGGAGGCTCGGACCAGCCGGCGCGTCCCGAGGGGTGGTACGGGGCGGGTGAGGTCTGGCACAGCGTCACGACCGGGAAGCGTTGCGGTGCTTACGGTGTGCGGGTGGACGAGACACGGCGCGGATACGTGTACGGGCTTGTCGCGTACGGGCTGTGGGGCTGTTCCCGATCTACTGGAAGCTGCTGCGGCCGGCCGGCGCGGTCGAGATCCTGGCGAACCGGATCCTCTGGTCGGCGGTCTGTTGCGCGCTGCTGCTGGTGATCCTGCGGCAGTGGCGGTGGATCGCCGGGGTGCTGCGCCGGCCGCGTACGGTGGCGAAGCTGGTCACGGCGGCCGGGCTGATCGCGGTCAACTGGGGCACCTACATCTACGGCGTCAACTCGGGGCACGTGGTGGAGACCGCACTCGGGTACTTCATCAATCCGCTGGTGTCGATCCTGCTCGGCGTGGTGATCCTGCGGGAGCGGCTGCGCCGGCTGCAGTGGGTGGCGATCGCGTTCGGTGTCGCCGCGGTCGTGGTGATCACCGTCGACTACGGCCGGCCGCCGTGGATCGCGCTGACGCTGGCGGCGTCGTTCGGGCTGTACGGGCTGACGAAGAAGACGCTGCGGCTGCCGGCGGCGCGCGGCCTGTTCGCCGAGTCGGCCGTGCTGGCGCTGCCCGCGGCCGGTTACCTCGGCTACCTGTCCGCGACCGGTACCGGCACGTTCGGCACCGTCTCGGTGGGGCACACCATGCTGCTGGTCGGCGGCGGGCTGGTGACGATGGTGCCGCTGCTGTCGTTCGCGTCCGCGGCGAACCGGCTGCCGCTGACCTCGATCGGCGTGCTGCAGTACCTGACGCCCACGATGCAGCTCTGTTGCGGGCTGATCCTGTACGGCGAGCCGATGCCGCCGGCGGAGCTGGCCGGCTTCGTCCTCGTCTGGATCGCCCTCGTGGTCTTCACCGCCGACCTGGTGCACCGGACGCGCCGGACGGTGGCCGCGGCGCCACGCGAGGCGCCGCGGCTGTCCACCACATCCGACCGCTGACGGCGGCCGAGCCGGTCAGGCGACGGTGACCGCCGTGTCGTCCAGTACGAACGAGGTCGCGTCGACCGAGTCCTCGGTACCGGTGAACCGGATGGTGATCGTGTTGCCGGCGTAGTTGGCGAGCGAGACGGTGTGCTGGCCGTACCCGCTGGCCGCATCGAGGTTCGAGTAGCTTGCCGGGCTGGTCAGTACCGATCCGGACGCGTCGAGGACCTGCACCGCGAGCTTGTCGTACTTGGTGCTGGTGGTCGTCTCGGTGGTGTCGACGTGCAGCCAGTACGAGAGGGTGTAGCTGCTGCAGCCGCTCGGCAGGGTGACGGACTGCGACAGGGTGTCGGTGTGCGTGCTGCCGTAGCCGTCCAGCCAGGCGTCCCAGCTGCCCGAACGTGCCGGCTCGGTGCTGGAGTTGCTGACCACGCCGCTGCTGGCCGACCACGGTGCCGCGGTACCGGTCTCGAATCCGGGGTTGCCGAGCAGCTGACCGGTGCCGCAGCCACCCCCGCCGCTGCTGGTGCCGAAGGTGATGCCCAGGACGGCGTGCAGCTCGATGCCGTTCGGCGCGACGCCGGTCTGCCCGTGGAGGAAGTCGAAGAACCCGACGCCGGTCACCGTGACCGGCACGTCGGCGGTCTGGAAGCTGCCGGTGGGGGTGTACTTCGCGTCCAGCTCGTTCCGGGCCGTGGTGATGTCGCTCTTGAGCGGGCTGGTCGAGCCGACGCACGCCGGGTCGGGGATCTCGACGATCATCGTGTTCCCGGAGCTGTCCTGGATGACCAGGTGATAGTCCGAGTCGCCCTCCAGCTTGTACTCGGTGAGGGTCGCGGACACCTGGAACACCGTCGTCTCGGTCGGCTGGATCCGGCTGTCGCTGGGCAGGCTCGGCGGCTTCGCCAGCGAGCGCAGGTGCGAGATGGTGGTCGGCGTCGTCGAGTTCAGGTCGATCTGGCCGGCGTCCGCGTCGGTGCCGGTCTTGACCGACCAGCGCTCGACACCGCAGCTGCTTGCCTGCGCAGCCGCGTTGGGCCGCAACGCCTCGTGTTCTTCACCGGGCGACGCGGCGCCCCCGGACGTCGCGGCGGCGGACCCGCTCACCACCACGGTGGTCAATGCGGCACATACGGCCAGTGTTCCGATTCGTCTCGCTGTCCGCACGGGGGACCTCCTCACACGTCGGATACCGCGAGCACGGCAGGGCGTTCACCGACACGGCACGCCCTGGACGGAGGGTGTCACATATCACCCGGAACCCCTACGTACCAGAAGAGTTTTTACCGAGGCCTATCCAACCGTCTGCAGGGGTGCCAAACGCCGATCCGACCCCGATACCGCGCAATTCACCGGGCACCGCGGTACCGCCCCGGCACGAGGACCGCGAAACGAGCCCGGTGCCCGCCGCGCACGGGCCACCGGGGCCCCTCAGACGGCGGCGCGCTCGACCTCGAGCAGGGATTCGCCGAGCAGTGCGGCGTGTGCCGCATCCGCGCCGCCGCGCAGGCCGAACAGCCGCTTCGTGACCAGCAGGTAGATCACCGCGACGACGTTGAACAGCAGCGCACCGATCCGCAGCCAGGTGAACTTCTCGGACAGTTCGTAGATCTCCAGCGGCAGGAACGCCGCGGTCGCCACCACGGTGAAGTACTCGGCCCAGCGCTTGACCAGCCACAGCCCGACGCCCTCGACGAGTTCGATCAGCGCGTACCCCAGCAGCGCCGCGGCGATGACCAGGAGCACGGTGTGGCTGAGCGTGAAGCTCTTCCGGATCTCGTCGACGATCGGCGAGTCGGTCAGGTCGTACCCGAACTTGTCGGCGAGCGGCCGCACCAGCGGCAGGTCCGACTCGAACACCCGGCTCAGGTCGACCTGCGAGTCGCGGAACCACCAGACCGCCAGCGCGGCGGCGGCGATGAGCAGGCCGCGCAGGAACCGTTCGACGGCGAGGATCCGGATGATCAGCCGGTCCCGGATCGCAGCACCGCGCGGGATCAGCGGGGCATGGTCGGCCGGGCCGCCGCCGGCGGGTGCCCCGACCGCGTACGTGCCGCAGCGCAGGCACCGCCACGCCTCGCCCTGCGGTGTCGTGGCGCACAGCCGGTCGCGCAGTTCCGCCTCGGCCGGCGCGTACGTGACGTGCCCGCGCCGGGCGCAGGCACGCAGGTTCCAGTCCATGCCGGCACAATATGCGCCGCCGTCGAACACCCCGCGCCACTCACGTACCACCCCGGACGATTCCACCCCGCCAGCGGGACCGTCGACGAGATCCGCCAAAGCAGTCCGCGAGCACGACTGGCGATGTCAGTAGTGCCGGCTGCGTGGGTGGTGTGTTCTGCGCGGGTGGTCCCGCCGGACGCGAGGTCTCGCGGGCTCAGGACGTCAGCCAGGGGACGACCTCGGCGAGGAAACGGTCCGGGGCGTCGCGGTGGATGTCGTGCCCGACGGGAATCTCGACCAGCCGGGATCCGGGCACGGCGGCGTGCGCGTCGGCCAGGATCTGTTGCGGCACATGGCTGCTCGGGCCACCGGCCAGGATCAGCGTCTTCGCGGTGACCGCGGTCAGTCCCGCCCACCAGGCCGGGTCGGGCTGGGCCAGCTGGGACACCAGCGCCACCATGGCATCCCAGTCGTACGGGGGCTCGGGGTCGGGGCGTGGCCCGAGCTCGGCGACGAACGGGTCCCGGGGCGGCGCGCTGTCCACGGCAACCAGGTGCGAGACGCGGTCCGGGCAGCGCTGGGCGACCAGCCACGCCACGGTGCCGCCCAGCGAGTGCCCCACCACCGAGTACCGGCCCGGGGTCAGCTCGGCCATCACCCCGGTCACGTCGTCGCGCAGCCGCTCGAGGGAGTGCGCCCCGGGCCGGTCGCTGTCGCCATAGCCGCGCATGTCCATCGCGTACACGCGATGCGACCGAGCGAGCCCCGGTGCGGTCGCGTCCCATGCAGACCGGGTGGGCCCGCTGCCGTGCAGCAGTACCACCGGCGGGTCCGCCGGCTCGCCCCACACCGACAGCGCCAGCCGCGTTCCGTCGACATCGATCACTCGCATGCGCAAACCTCATTCCGGGAACGTGCTCGAAGCCCGGCCGGCACCACCTGGCCCCGACGGACCAACCGGCCACAGTGCCGACCGGCCACGGTGCCGACCGACCCACCGTCACCGAACCGACTGGCCACCGGAACGACCAGCGAACCGACCGCCACCGCGACTGGACCAACCAGCCACCGGACCGACCGGCCACTGGTCACCGGGACGACGAGCGTCCCGTCCGACCAGCCGCCAGCCGACCAGCCATCGGGACGACGGGTCGCCGGGCTCCGATGGGCTGGGCAACTGTATCCGCTCGGCGGCGGGAATCGCGGTGAGCGCAGCCGGTGCGGCTGGCAGCATGAGCGCCGTGACGAGAACGCTGCTCGCGGCGCGCAACAACGCCGACTGGTGCCGGGCGATGTGCCGGGCGCACGGGTTGCACAGCCGTACCACCGGCGCGGTGTGGAGCTGTCCGGAGCGCACCCCGCCGTACTATCCGGACGCCGTGACGTTGCGGCCCGATGTCACCGCCGACGAGGTACTGGCGGGTGTCGACGCCGGGCCCGGCTGCTCGGTCAAGGACAGCTTCGGCACGCTCGACCTGTCCCCTGCCGGCTTCGTGCCGATCATCGAGGCGACCTGGCTGTACCGGCAGGTCGGGACCACAGGGCCCGGAGCCGCACAGACCGGGGCCGCAAGGGCCGGGGCCGCGCAGGCCGGGACCGCGCAGGCCGGGACCGCGCAGGCCGGGACCGCGGCGGCCGGCGGCGGGGCGGCGGCGCGCCGGGCCGAGTGGCGGCGCGTCGACGACGCCGACGCGCTGGACGCCTGGATCGCCGGGTGGGACGGTGGCGCCGGGATCTTCCGGCCCGAGTTGCTCGCCGACCCGGACGTCGCGGTACTCGCCCGCTACGACGGCGAGGCGGTGACCGGCGGCGCGGTCGTGAACCGTTCCCCGGGCTGCCTCGGCGTCAGCAACCTGTACGCGTCGACCGGCGACCCGGCCGACGCCTGGCGCGGCGCCGTCGCCACCGCCTACGCGGTCTTCGAGCCGCGCCCCGTCGTCGGGTACGAGCACGGCGACGACCTCGCCGCCGCCGTCCGCGCCGGCTGCACCCCCCTCACCACCCTCCGCATCTGGCTCAACCCCACCGCGCCGCGTTGATCATGGACCCCTGCCGCGTTGATCATGAGCCTGTACGGATTGCAATCGATTGCTGCCCTACACAGCACCATGATCAACTCAGGCGGAGGCGTAGGCGGCGGGGGGACGTGGTGTTGGCGTCAGGCCGCGTGCCGTGGGTTGCGGAGTAGGGCGTGGAGCATGTTGGGGATGTAGGCGGGATGAGCGCAGTCGTCCCAGGTGAAGCGGAAGACGCGCCACCCGGCACGGTGGAAGTCGTTCTGCCGCCGCCGATCCACAAACAACGCCTCGGGGTTCGCGTGCGGGCCCCGACCGTCGGCCTCGACCGCCAGGCGCCGGCTCGGCCAGGCCAGATCCGCATATCCGAGCACGTCACCCTGCGCGTTCGTCACCGGG from the Actinocatenispora thailandica genome contains:
- a CDS encoding helix-turn-helix domain-containing protein → MAKPIGPTIPRWQLGEQLQRLRIAAGYSRQQTAQRLRCSVSKIEKVEGGQVRAKLAELETMLAEYGVPEDEWPPLLELQRLGATRGWWSKFGRLPLPFTEFLGLEMAAETIRTFELAVVPGLFQTEPYARALTESDTVGMTPEWLEREVGLRMDRQKQILSDDPPQILLVLDEAALRRQIGGPKVMRDQLAHLVDLAKTVHLQVVPFEHGGYPGIAGRFVVFDFPEDLHSPVVYVESQAGNLYMEKGIDIRRCSLAFDHLLGAALSRPKSVALIKDIARHLE
- a CDS encoding DUF397 domain-containing protein — its product is MTPNPSATRWRKSSRSNTGGNCVEIADSPGVIAIRDSKNPAGPVLTVTHDAWTAFMSALNQETLA
- a CDS encoding S8 family serine peptidase; translation: MTDVFARTPRNETRHRTAALAAIVAGGLTALAISAPVAASSDGQWYLDALHVRQAQKISTGRGVTVAVIDSGIDKTRPALSGRLVPGKCFGSAKGADPTLDFNGHGTGMAGLVGGNGKDSRQILGMAPGAQLMPLCVSGDDTTQDALLSSITPAIRYAVDHGATVISMSLGAYENHALDSTVAKLHNGIAYAEAHNVVLVAGVGNKGQGNEGVLSPARLSGVVAVSGIGTNGKLWNDSVTGEQVALAAPAEHILSTDTTNKFKDGKPVDSTGYQIASGTSAATALVAGAAALVRAKYPKLDAANVINRLIKTADHKGVPGRNPQYGYGIVDPVKALTAHVDPVDSNPLGQLDARGTGGSSSKAVAAPGKTGNGGGSNVGVWIAVGATVLVIIVVLIVVLAARSRRRRAPVTADGWQPSTQPSRDPGSLGPGRPRR
- a CDS encoding TetR/AcrR family transcriptional regulator produces the protein MRQDARENRERILAAAEEVFGTRGGAAGSTEEVARRAGVGHATVFRHFPTKEELIEATLLRHFDRLTDQALAIAATPDPATGWRTLLRTMIETGGTKLTLGTLLPAKPSPAAIDASNRLKAAVSEVLRQAQNSGAVRPSVTVDEVYLLLRGLAQASATMPPHPETLSRVIDIVLSGLSQPTI
- a CDS encoding nuclear transport factor 2 family protein, translated to MPSSPADVVRAVAEGVGRVIAGGLSEQEKEAEFDRLASLYAAETDVRHPFAPLGDTPLHTRAEVRHHFSDGPAWQVDRFEPVGRIHETADPEVVIYEFSYVGSRDGRDFAVPCIFVVRVRDGVIVESRDYVDHLGMARAFGRLDDLATALSA
- a CDS encoding DUF2127 domain-containing protein — protein: MDWNLRACARRGHVTYAPAEAELRDRLCATTPQGEAWRCLRCGTYAVGAPAGGGPADHAPLIPRGAAIRDRLIIRILAVERFLRGLLIAAAALAVWWFRDSQVDLSRVFESDLPLVRPLADKFGYDLTDSPIVDEIRKSFTLSHTVLLVIAAALLGYALIELVEGVGLWLVKRWAEYFTVVATAAFLPLEIYELSEKFTWLRIGALLFNVVAVIYLLVTKRLFGLRGGADAAHAALLGESLLEVERAAV
- a CDS encoding alpha/beta fold hydrolase, coding for MRVIDVDGTRLALSVWGEPADPPVVLLHGSGPTRSAWDATAPGLARSHRVYAMDMRGYGDSDRPGAHSLERLRDDVTGVMAELTPGRYSVVGHSLGGTVAWLVAQRCPDRVSHLVAVDSAPPRDPFVAELGPRPDPEPPYDWDAMVALVSQLAQPDPAWWAGLTAVTAKTLILAGGPSSHVPQQILADAHAAVPGSRLVEIPVGHDIHRDAPDRFLAEVVPWLTS